The following is a genomic window from Mauremys mutica isolate MM-2020 ecotype Southern chromosome 4, ASM2049712v1, whole genome shotgun sequence.
attaattaattaattaattggaagacagtgatactgcattggcaaattccccatacaaacaaagagtggaacaaaagaataataaaggcatcccagcttttcctcatttatggaggacagtcttataatatgcatccagatatcctccaatcacacaagctgaaaattgttccactttactgcagctctgtaaccatatgggaaccaatcctgtctgtgttctgtgcacatccaaaattcctgctgaatgacccgccctgggagcgagttaccagtgaccctgggctgcggcggaaggagggtgcaggttgtgGGGGAGAGCCTAGGGTTGGGGCGGCAGGGGagtgtgggtgggaggagggcactggtggaggggaaaggagggagcccagccctggggtggcagggggtgcggggagcccagggctggggcagcaggggagtgcgggggggagctgaggcctggggtggggggcaaccaaaattttgtttgcttggggcggcaaaaaacctagagctggccctgctgaaatcaatgggagttaggcacttaagccCAGGTCTTCAAAGGTCTTTAGGTGCTGTGCCTTTGAATATCTTCTTCTAATGCCCCTCCCTCCTCAGGAGATCCCAATTCTCCATCAAGGTTGTAAAGCAACAGAACCTCTTACCTCTCTGACAACACTCCATTTGACAAACCAGCAGTAGTGTTTCTGACCAAACGCCCGGTCCTTTTGAACTGTTGTGCCATCCAGCACATCTCGTCCAACAAGCTCCAGAGCTGTTCTatcctttaaaaacaaagacatGGACTGCGGTCACTGTGCTGTGAATGCAGAGCCAGGCCTCTAGAGGAGATTGGGGACATAAGGAAAGTGAACGACCGTTCCCTTGAGCCATTCCGGTGGGTTATCTAAATTGAAATAGTTCAGGTTTTGTCCAAATTATTTTAGTTTTCCGGTGTTTTGCTTTtggatgaaaaaaaattaaacttttccTCAGCAAGCAGACACTTTTCATTTAATTGAAAACCTAGTTTTCCATTAAAGAACAACTTCAatagaaaaattttgaccagccctaagAATGAGGAGTAGAACCCTAAATCTCCCAACTCCCACTCCCTGGCAGTAGGCCAAATGGTCTCACCAAAGAATCACGGCTGAAAAGCCACCAGAAACTCTCATTCAACACaaactcataagaacggccatactgggtcagaccaaaggtccatccagcccagtatcctgcctctgacagtggccaatgccaggtgccccagagggaatgaacacaacagggaatcatcaagtgacccatcccctgtcgccccattcccagcttctggcaaatagagtctagggacaccattctgcccatcctggctaatacccattgatggacctatcccccaatgaacttatctagttctttttttgaaccctgttatagtcttggccttcacaacatcctcaggcaaagaattccacagactgactgactgtattgtgtgaagaaatacttccttctgtttattaatttcatttggtgacccctagttcttgtgttaaggaagtgttatttactccttctcatatctactttctccacaccagtgatgattttatagacctctatcatatccccccttagtcttctcttttccaagctgaaaagtcccagtcttattaatctctcctcatatggaagccattccatatccctaataattttggttgcccttttctgaaccttttccaattccaatatctcttttttgagatgcggtgaccacatctgcacacagtattcaagatgtgggtgtaccatggatttatatagaggcaataggatattttctgtcttcttatctatccctttcttaatgattcccaacactctgtttgcttttttgactgccgctacacattgagcagatggtttcagagaactatccacaatgactccaagatctctttcttcagtggtaacagctaatttagaccccatcatttgacTCACCTCTTACTAAGAGAAAACGTCATCTTTGTAGGAAGCTTATATGACATAAGACACTGTGATATTATCTCAGCCACCGAGTCCAGCCAGCCAGATGCCTTCTGCCTCTCCCAGGCAACTGGAGTAACAGCCAAATGCCAATAACAGATAAACAAACACAAGGCTTTAAGAAATGACTCATAATTTATGGAGCAAATTCAGCTAAAGGAAACCCCAAAATGAATAGTTTCCTGAAAATTGTGCTGAGTCTAAACACCCTGGCCTACCCTCCAAGAAAGAATTTCCTTTAGAAGGCTGAACTGTCAAAGGGAAGTAAGGAAATTAAGCACCCGAATCCCATTGGAATCCAATGGGAGTTGGACACAAACCATTTGTCCCCTGTGCAAAGCCCACAGTTTCGGTTGTAGCTCTATCCCAGTGATGGTCTTTGACCCCTCTGTTGCACATAGCAATAGATATTAGTGTTATACTTGTCGCTTACCTGCGCTATGAGCATTGACTGGGTCTTTAGTTCCCTCGGAACTTCAGAGAAATGGAAACGAGGTTGGAATACACCAAAAATGTGTCAGGAATTTTCAATCTGTATAAAGCTGCTGCTTTATACAGATTTTCCATTTATATGTACACACgcgcattcacacacacacaatttactaCAGTTCACCATCGAACAGCAATCAGTGTAGCAACCCTAACGTTTACCATACTCACTCTCCCAACATGCATTTACCCCAACTGCAACACACATCCCAGACACAGGGGGCTGGATCAGCTGTGCATCTGGAATGGGGACCATGACAACAAAATGAGTCATTACCATAGCATCACCCTCCCACATTGTTCCTGACCCCACCGAGTGCCACCACTGGATAACCACAGTAGGTAGGTTGAGTGGGGTGGAGCCACAGGTCAGCTGTTCTCAGCAGTATCATCCTTTGTTGGCCCCTGGAATATCTGTGCACACAGCCATGCTTCGATGAGAGATTGGCTTGAGTAGATGTGAGAGGCACTCTTTGGCAAAGGCTCCTCCCCCTGTTCTTTGCACACAATTCTCATGTCACGCCTCACAAACTTATTACACCGAACACGTCTTgcaggatatttatccataaagcgTAACATGaaggtatctacagaaagctcatcAAGACTCATGATCAGTGTAAGATGTATGTACGGAAGATATTTAAAGGataatgtatttatattgaaaGTCGGCTTTACGGAGTTGGAGGGAAAGTTAGTTACCAGGGGATAATGTGTCTTGGTCATGGCCCATTTAGCCAGGAGAGAATTATCACCCCACCCTGCTTAGCCAGTGATGCAATGCAATGCAAGACTTCAATGGAAAACAATCAAAGACAATTCCAAACAATTGAAACCACTGGAAGATACAAAAAGAACGTTACAAAAAGACACAGGTTGACGCTGTCTATGAACAGAAACAAAAGTCTGTTCCAGTCTAACAGAGGGTAGGCAAAGGCACTCTGTCTTCATTCACTGAGGAAACATATTAAGGAGCAAGGGGAGGCTTTCATGAACATTTGGATCCTGGTTCTTGtgaaaccagccagctctgcaacagactaaaCTTTGAGGGGAAATCTTATTTTCTGAGATAGGAGAGGGAACTATTGATAAGTGTAGACCCAGGTTTGCGTTTTATGATTTTGctttgtattgtaaccatttaTTTCCAGCATTTTCTCTCGTTTCTAGTACCCTTTCTTAACCAAACCTACTTTTATTTTGTTACACGAGCTCACAAGTGCTGTGTGTTGTGCAAGAAGGGTGGTTTAAGGTGAAATGGGACACGGTGCACCTCTGGAGGcaaaggatctgggatttctgtgagcaTCTAGCGTCAGGGGCTGGACATCATGGGGGAACAAGTCAAAGGGTCtcagggactggggtgcacctattgttcACCTGCAAGGTGAAGTTAGGGCTGGCGTAGCCCGaggctgaaaggctggtggtggtagGTAActgacacccacccaccacaaGGAAGACCCCTTCTCTGTGGAGACAGGGGGTAGCAAGGTGACTGTCTGTCTGAGGTGCCCCAAGAACTGTCCCGGTAAGTAAGTGcttcaggatttggctcagtAATGATATTTCTTAGGCATCTGTCCATCGAAAGAAGGGCTTAGCTGCTTTATTTCAAGCACAGCGAAGCAGATATAAAAGACATAGTAAAGCCATAAAAATCCCACTGGACTGCCGGGCTCAAAGGCCTTCACCTCGCTGAATGAAGCCTGGAATCCCTTCCCATCCCTCCCATACAATACAAAGCAAAACCTGGTAGGCCACATCCCTTCTTTTCCCACAGCACCACCCCACAGATCCCAGGGGAAGCGTTACTCAGCTAGTGTGAAACTAACAGGAGGAAAGAAATCAGACTCCTCTACCTTTGTGCTGGTGCGGGCACAGCTGTGGCTGTATTTTCTGGTCTGTTCCATTGAGTGTCCCGCTCACAGCAGGAGCCTGCTTTGGGGGCAGGTCCCTGGGAGCTGGCCCGTTGGATTCCAGCCCCCCTGTGTCTGGGTTCCGGCATGAGGACTCCTCATTGGCTCGAGACAAGTCTTTTTTACTGAGCAAACTGGCAAACCGGAAGGTCAGCGTGTTGGCAGGATAATTTATACCAAAGGCATCTATGAGACATGACAACAAAGGGTAAAATTGTTCATAAATAGTCAGGTAAAATTAAGGTGAAATGGGACACGGTGCACCTCTGGAGGcaaaggatctgggatttctgtttGATTGCAGGGGATAATATGGAAGAACCTGGTGACACTTCATGAGACTGGAAACATTAGGACACCTAATTCCCATCAACTTTCATGGCTTGTTGACTTTCACTAGAAGCCTGCCGTGCCTTTGTTAACTTCCCCCTCATAACCTAGATGTGCCTGGCCAGCAGGTTTGTCTGAGCTTCTGACCCATATCTCCTGGGGCTTTAGCAAAACCAAGGTTAGTGTTGATTCTTATTTCATgaggcagtgagttccataggcTCCTGTGGAAGTCCTATTGCCTGTGGATACAAGCCTCCCTTTGTTGCTGGACAGTTCCCCCTGTTCTAGAGGAACGTAGCTGTCATGGAAGGCCATGGTCACAGAGAGTACAACAGAGAGATGTCTCCTGCCATATCAAATTGACCTTATAGGTCTTATAGGACAAAGGGTTTGGGGTATGGAGGATTTGGATGTTCTCTTTTTCAATCTGTGTACGGTCCCTAAGGCAACTGTAACTTCTGGTTCTTGTTTTGAAGTTTTCAATTAATAAACATGAGCAGAGAGAGATGTCTCCAGTAGGTAGTGAGAAGCAAGTCATTTACATTGTTTCCTTTATTGCTCAGTAGTGGAGGTGCAGGGGATTTGAAACCATGTGTTTTATCATTCCTCCTGCATGtcaatcttagaatcatagaatatcagggttggaagggacctcaggaggtcatctagtccaaccccctgctcaaagcaagaccaatccccaactaaatcatcccagccagggctttgtcaaccctgaccttaaaaacctctaaggaaggagattccaccacttccttaggtaacccattccagtgcttcaccaccctcctagtgaaaaagtttttcctaatatccaacctaaacctcccccactgcaacttgagaccattgctccttgttctgtcatctggtaccactgagaacagtctagatccatcctctttggaaccccctttcaggtagttgaaagcagctatcaaatccctcctcattctctGTATGGAAAGCAAATGCCTCCTGTCTGTTTACAGGCTCAGGGTACCACTTACTGTTCCTGCGTAAGAAAAGGACAGCATCCTGATACCCTCGGAAAAAAAACTCTTTCAGGACCTGTGGAGGAAAGCACCTGGCATCAGAAAGAATTCCAGTTGCAGGAACTGTTCTTCGAGGGGCAGAAGCCATGTCTTCTCTAATGCTGTTTGATATGCCATGTGGGCTTGATCCTCAGCTGGCCTCAGTGCTTAAAGGGTCCCTGGCCGAAAGGGGCCATAGACCCGGCAAATAATACTTCTGCAACTCAAGCTGGTCACTGAGGGGTGCATGGCCTGGAGAAACCCCCCCTCTGATTACTTGccctccccacttccccacctcctggggtAGAGCAGCCAATTGGACTGTGATTTCTGGTTCCTGTCCTGCTGCAGGAAACAGGCAGAGCTACCCCCAACTCCCCCAAAGCCCTTTGcactggaggggaggagagagcagaAAAAACCCACCAGCTCAGGGCAGCTAccctccctcttctcctccaCTGAGCAACAGGGGCAgcacctcttctcctccccactccccccacccatgcCACAGCACCTGGCCTGGGAAAGCAGGGGGCaccgggggaaggggaggagaagaacCTCTGGGATCACTCCCAACCCGGCGTagaaggaagggaggaggggaccCCCATGCAGGTCTCGTAAGGGGGGTGAAGTATCCTAGGGGcggcaggaggaggtgaggcaggggcaggggggcaaatGAATGTGGGGGCAGAATTGATGAGAAGCAAGAGAACTGGCAGCTGTGATGTTACCAAGAGTTATGCCAGtctaccccagctgaggatcaggcccatggcGTCTGGAACTGGAGGTGCACATTAATCCCAGGACTGCGTGGCACAATCCTGGTTGGGTGGCACAGCAACAGAGGTGTGCTgggccagagccgcagctggtataaactggcactgacttcagtggggctaggctGATTACGTTAGCTGAGGTTCTAGCCCCTCGCCTGCAGCGTAGGGACGTAGGGGTCACCAGACTGGAGCAGACCCCGGTATCCATCTCTGACAGGGGCCAGtctcagatgcttcagaggaaggtgtaagaaccccataACAGCAGATGTGGGCTgatctcccaccaccaccacccacctttGAAGTTTTCAGCCTAATCCCTAATAGAGATCGATTTAAGCATGGGATGGTGGGTCCCGAGCTCACTAGCTGTGATAGAAGTAGCGCGAGTGGGTAGGGTTACCAGCGCAAAGGCTATTTCATCTGGGACAGCAACCTCAAAAAAGGGATGATCCTGGGACAACCTGGAGAGGTGGGAACCGTACCTGAGGGTAAGGGcaatggctacacttgcagttgtagagcactgggagttaagACGGCAGCAGGAAAAACGCTCTCAGCTGGAAGTgtactggcatggccacattagcagctcattagcagagagcagtgcattgtgataGCTATCCCAGcctgcaagtggctgcaacgtgcttttcaaatgcagggggtggggtggagtgtgaaggggagtgtgttgtgtgtatgtggagggagagagagtgggttcaggggggctgagagtgtgtcagcatgctgtcttgtaaattcagacagcagcagacctccctccctcccccgctgcctCTCTCACTCAAAGCAAGCAGCATTCCTCAGTAATGGTTCCTTTGTCCAGGAGCAGATAAGTAGCTGGCTGACGGAaagggagctttgaaagggcatatctgCATTCCTACAGCATTCCTAcagcgagttcaaaacaatgacaagagtggccacttgatttaaggggattatgggacgtttccggaggctgatcagagcacagtaatgcaacacttCATTCACACTGGTGCCGCAGCGCTCCAGGGGAGgcacagcaaacgttattccactcgccgaggagaagtaccagcagcgctgtagccacagAGTCAGAGCgttctacatgccttgccagtgtggacggggagtgagctagggcgcccggggctcctttattgcactgtaattcgcaagtgtagccaagaccaTTGAGAAGCACTGGGGTACATTGGTATGGACCACTTACCAGGTAGCTAGGTGGAAAAAGAGCATAGCTAATCCTGCACAGGTTTTCCACTGAGATCTGAATGCTGCTGTTAAAGATCTGAAAAGAGTAGAAGATAGCCGGGCAGTCCCGGGGACAGATGTCCAGCTCGCCTGTGAATGGGGACACTGTGATCACGGCCTCCAGGTCAGAACACGGCTGCAGGTTAGTGAAACCTCCATCGACgtagcgctggggtgaggggtggaAACAACAGGGGAATTTGTTTGGAGAAGATCATAGTTTAAAATAGGTAGGAGCATCACAGCAATCGGGACAAGTGATTGTGTGAACAATGCAGGCCTGGTTCGTTACATGTGGTGTCTGAATAGGGTACCTGCAACCTATGTAAATTATATGCAAATTTAGTAGCATGTATAATAATCCCTAATCTaatctagtgcttttcatcagtagatcttaaagtgcttttcaaaggagatcatcatcatcacccccattttatagctggggaaactgagtcagggagaggtgatgtgacttgcTGGAGGTCACCCCGCAGGCCagtgccaggaatagaacccaggtctcctgaatcccaggccaCTTCTCTCTGATCCCAAAGGGCAAAAGATCAGcttgtggctaaggcacaggAACGGGAGTTAGGAAATGTGGGATCTAttcttgcctctgccacagatttgctgcgtgaccttggacaagtcacttatcCCGTCGGTATCACAGTGGGGGGCAATGAAATCTGCCTACCACCCAAGGGGTATTGTGAGATTGAATGCATTGCTTGCTTGTAAAAGAGCTTTGTAATCCTTGTAGGGGAAGTGCTAGCAAAGTGCACCGCATGCCTATTTTTTGAACATCCTGTGAATCCTTAAGGCACTGGGGTGCCTTCAGGGCTGGCCACTTTGCTGCACTGTTTGCGTTACATGGATAATTGTAGGGTGCATTGTGCCAATGAGGGAGGAAAGGTCTGTAGTGGgggtcaggattcctgggaggAGCTAGCCCCACCATACTCCTACCCCTATTTGGAACTTTGCCTATTCCCCCAACCTGTCTTGCTTCTGCAcacctcctcccactgccaggTTCTCCCCACATAGCTATGGGCCAAGAGCTGAGAGGAGCGGCTTGGGAGAGAGACTTATTGGCTGGAGTCCAGGGCCTGCCTGCATGGGAGGTGTAGCCAGTGGGACATGAGGATGGATGGGGAAGTTAAACCAAACCCCACCCCAGTTAAAAAACACAGGTTACTATAGAGCAGCCATTATGGTCGCGAGTGGCCTGTTGCAATGAGTGTGATGACACAATCCACAGTGATTATTAAAGGCTTGTTGTCAAGATTATATAAAGGCAACAGGACAGCTCATGAAGGCTTTAGCCCACGTGGGAGGGACTATCCCAGCTACTCCACAGGAATATCCAGCT
Proteins encoded in this region:
- the LOC123369062 gene encoding omega-hydroxyceramide transacylase-like: MAEEDRNGTGTPFSLSFSGSGFLVLYQIGVVQSLLELAPEILKSASKVYGASAGSLIAAAVVCESSLEDLKESFHEAVRDARKTILGPLSPGCNMLRTVQKGLYKMLPENSHQVASGRLHISLTRVMDGQNVMVSEFSSKEDLIQALICSCFVPIYCGFIPPSFRGVRYVDGGFTNLQPCSDLEAVITVSPFTGELDICPRDCPAIFYSFQIFNSSIQISVENLCRISYALFPPSYLVLKEFFFRGYQDAVLFLRRNNAFGINYPANTLTFRFASLLSKKDLSRANEESSCRNPDTGGLESNGPAPRDLPPKQAPAVSGTLNGTDQKIQPQLCPHQHKGRGV